The sequence below is a genomic window from Proteus vulgaris.
TGATCACGAATGCGAGCGGCCTCTTCAAAACGTAATTCTTGGCTGGCTTCTTCCATACGTTTAACCAATCCGTCAATAACTTGCGTATCATCACCTGAAAGGAAAAGTCGCACATAATTAACTTGTTGGGCATATTCTTCATCAGAAACGTAGCCTTTTACACAAGGTGCAAGACAACGGCCAATTTGATATTGCAAACAAGGTCTTGAACGATTGCGATAAACACTATCTTCGCATTGACGAATAGGAAACAATTTTTGCATTAATGCCAATGTTTCTCTTACTGCAAAAGAGTTAGGGAAAGGTCCAAAATATTCCCCTTTGGCATGTTTTGCACCACGGTAACTAGCAAGTCTAGGGTGTTTATCACCACTTAAATAAATATAAGGATAGGATTTATCATCGCGTAACAACACATTATAGCGAGGTTGATAACGTTGGATGTAGCTATGTTCAAGCAATAAAGCTTCCGTTTCTGTATGGGTGATCGTGACATCAATATTTGCGATGCACTTCACTAAAGCTTCAGTCTTACGGCTATTTACTTGTGTACGGAAATAGCTTGAAAGCCTTTTTTTCAGATCTTTAGCTTTGCCAACATAGATTACTGTGTCTGTCGCATCGTACATCCGATAAACACCCGGTTTATCAGTGACTCGGCTTAAGAATGCTTTGGCGTCAAATTTGTCTTCCACTTTGTAAATGACTCTCTATCTCAATTAACCCATAGCGTATTGCTATATGTGTTAATTCTACATCACCTGAGATTTTAAGTTTACTAAACATTCGGTAACGATAGCTATTTACCGTTTTTGTATTAATATTCAGCTCACTTGCGATTTGTGAGATTTTTTTTCCTCTAATGATCATCGACATAATCTGCAATTCTCTTTCTGAAAGGTGATGTAACGGATTTAATTCTTGCTGTAATTTTGTTAGTGCGATTTCCATCGCTAACTCTTGGCTTATATACCGTTGACCGATACAAACTTGTCGGATAGCTTGTAGAATATTTTCACAAGAAGTATCAATAACAATAAAACCTTCAATACCCAATTGAAGAAGTGTTATTGATAATATAGAGTCTATTTTTGGTGAAATAACAATGATTTTAATTGATAAAGATGATCGCTTTATTCTTTTTATAGAATCAATTAATGAGAGTGATGGTACTGAATAAATAATAATAAGATTAACCGAAAATTGTCGACAATAACGAAATGCATCACTTTCATCATTCATCACCTTTCGGACATTGATTTTTTTAATCTGACTAAGAAGTGTTTTTATTCCCAAGCTAAATATTTCAACTTGACTTATTATCAATGTATTTATCAATAACACGCTCCTTTTAAATCAAGACATAACAAAAAAACATTAGGTAACTTATCATAAATTCTAAAGAAAACATCATACTATAATAAAAAACAGCAACCTACCTCTTTCTTAGCATTAATTAATATTTATTTAATAAAATCCATTTATAAAAAAAGACTCATATATAAAAGAGTCTTTTAAAATTTAAAAATACAAAAAACCAATAAATAAAATATTATTTATTGAACATATTCATAATATCTTGTTCTGTTAGCATTGGTGTTTTTTCTACAAAATTATAATAAGGAGGTTTACTATCTATATAAATTTGCATTGTTAGTTTGCTTTCTTTTGCATCAGGGAATAATCCTGCTGATACATAGTAAGTATTGGTTTCTTTTAGATGGTAAAAAAGATGAGAACCACAATGCTTACAAAATGCCCGTTCTCCCCATAAAGATGAATCATAGCGTGTTATATTTTCTTCGCCTTCAATCTTCAAATCTGATTTGCAATCAATTGAAAAACCTGGACCACCATTCCAACGCAAACACATACTGCAATGACAAACACTGAGCGCAGATATATCTTGTGCTGTTGATAGTTTAACTTTACCGCATAAACATTGACCTTGATGCATTATGGTTC
It includes:
- a CDS encoding GFA family protein, with the protein product MHQGQCLCGKVKLSTAQDISALSVCHCSMCLRWNGGPGFSIDCKSDLKIEGEENITRYDSSLWGERAFCKHCGSHLFYHLKETNTYYVSAGLFPDAKESKLTMQIYIDSKPPYYNFVEKTPMLTEQDIMNMFNK
- a CDS encoding LuxR C-terminal-related transcriptional regulator, with protein sequence MINTLIISQVEIFSLGIKTLLSQIKKINVRKVMNDESDAFRYCRQFSVNLIIIYSVPSLSLIDSIKRIKRSSLSIKIIVISPKIDSILSITLLQLGIEGFIVIDTSCENILQAIRQVCIGQRYISQELAMEIALTKLQQELNPLHHLSERELQIMSMIIRGKKISQIASELNINTKTVNSYRYRMFSKLKISGDVELTHIAIRYGLIEIESHLQSGRQI